A window from Solanum stenotomum isolate F172 chromosome 5, ASM1918654v1, whole genome shotgun sequence encodes these proteins:
- the LOC125863779 gene encoding uncharacterized protein LOC125863779, protein MVVKECRIAMLINDMDISHLMVHAQQIKEDKLKEGSREAKRANISDVTSHTRSPVDMVFLSSDKASTDGCFSCGNSGHKMRDCPMLAAKEREGKQPPSSASGSSDAKQNQFYALQTRGEQEGSPNVIIGMLKVFQLDVYSLLDPDTTLSFVTPYVAIRNLTFSSPMTMFVTIEAISSELLLRRIALGLDSFFLFLNFVGFSSTTFA, encoded by the exons ATGGTGGTTAAGGAATGTCGTATCGCTATGCTTATCAATGATATGGACATTTCTCATCTCATGGTTCATGCCCAACAAATCAAAGAGGATAAACTTAAGGAAGGGTCTAGGGAGGCAAAGAGAGCTAATATCAGTGATGTAACTTCTCACACTCGAAGTCCGGTGGACATGGTCTTCCTAAGTTCTGACAAAG CCAGCACGGatggttgctttagttgtggaAATAGTGGTCATAAGATGAGGGATTGCCCAATGCTTGCGGCTAAAGAGAGAGAAGGTAAACAACCCCCATCTAGTGCTTCAGGTTCTAGTGATGCAAAGCAAAACCAattctatgcacttcagactcgtggtgaacaagagggttctcctaATGTGATTatcggtatgttgaaagtcttccaacttgatgtttattcTTTACTTGACCCCGACACTACCTTGTCCTTTGTGACACCATATGTGGCTATaag GAACCTGACATTCAGTAGCCCTATGACCATGTTTGTCACAATTGAAGCAATTTCCAGTGAACttcttcttaggaggattgctCTCGGTCTagattctttctttcttttcctcaaCTTTGTGGGATTTTCTTCTACAACATTTGCTTAA